TAGTGAATATCGATAAAGAGTGTACTATTGAATTACGTGATGGATTTAATGAAATTATATTTTGAATGGGATGTACCTAACTGGTCTCGTAGCTATGAAGTATGGCGGGATTACATTCCTAGTGGCCGTGCAAGATGTCTAGAGATCGGAGCAAGAAGAGGTGGGTTGTCTCTGATGCTGGCTATGAACGGAAATTTTGTTGTTTGTTCGGATTTGGAGAGTCCTGAGACAGTGGCTTATAAATCTCATAAGCGGTTTGAGTACTCTGGGCAAATCCACTATAAAGCTCTAGATGTGCATAACATTGGTCTACAGAATGAATTCGACGTCATTATATTCAAGTCTGTCTTAGGGGGAGTCGCTCGAAGAAATGATATTAAGCTGGCGAAATCCGTTGCGCAAGAATTGTCGAAAGCTTTGAGACCAGGTGGGCTTATTTTATTTGCAGAAAATGCGTCAGGAACTTTCCTACATCGGTTAGTGAGGAGAGTATTTCGTCGTTGGGGAAATTCTTGGTCCTATTTTACTCCAGATGAAATGCGTGAAATTTTTGAGGACTTCGAGTTTGTCGAGTTTAAAAGTATTGGCTTTTTAGCTCCCTTTGCCATTGGCAAAAGGATGAGAAGTTTATTTTATCTTTTTGACCGCCACTTCGATTGTTTTTTATCCGATAATTCTAAATACATCACTACGGCTGTCTTGAAGAAAAAATAGAAGTCCGGTGAGGAAAATCTAGTTCTTGTTTTCAGAAGGTATGCAGTTTGTACTTGCGCCGGGATAGAGAATGGCGGAGACTGCCTGCGCATTGTGGGGTATTCAAGTGACTAGTTTTTTGCCTTTTGCCTTGCCGGATATTGGAGAAGAAGAAATTCAAGAAGTTGTCAATTCGCTCAGATCGGGCTGGGTGACAACGGGACCAAAAACAAAACAATTTGAATCTGACTTCACGGAATACTTGGGTGACGGCTTAGAATCGATTTCCGTGAACTCTGCCACAGCTGGATTGCATCTAGCGTTAGAGGCTTTGGGCATTGGCCCCGGTGATGAAGTCATCACAACAACCTACACATTCACGGCGACGGGCGAAGTGATCCGTTATCTCGGAGCGCACCCAGTGTTCGTAGATATCGATCCTAAAACTTTCAATATCGATCCGAAAAAAATCGAAGAAAAAATCACGGCAAAAACAAAAGCCATCATTCCAGTCCACTTTGCAGGTTTGTCCTGTGATATGAACGAAATTATTCGTATTGCTCGTAAGCACAATTTGAAAATCGTAGAGGATGCCGCTCATGCGTTGCCGACTCTATATGACGGAAAACTTATCGGGACCTTAGAGACAGATATTACGGTCTTTTCGTTTTATGCCACGAAAACCATCACGACAGGTGAAGGTGGTATGATTGTTACGCGCGATCCGGCATTGGCAAAGCGAATGAAAGTCATGCGTTTGCACGGAATTAGTCGCGATGCCTTTGATAGATACACTTCGACAAAACCGGCTTGGTTCTATGAAGTGATTGCTCCAGGATTTAAATACAACCTGACTGACATCGCATCTTCAATGGGTATTCATCAGTTGAAAAAAGCCAATAAGTTCCAGGAACGTCGTCAGCAAATGGCGGAAGTTTATTTAAAAGAATTGGCTGATTTACCTCTGGAACTTCCACCGTTGGCGGCAAAACCGACAGATCTGCATGCATGGCATCTTTTCGTTGTTCGCTTGCAAACTCCAAAAGTTTCTAGAGAACAATTTATTGTACAAATGGCAGAAAGAAGCATTGGAACAAGCGTTCATTTTATTCCTCTGCATTTGCAACCCTACTGGAGTGATACCTACTCTTTGAAATCTGAGGATTTCCCGATGGCAACAGAGAGCTTCAACAATGCCGTGAGTTTGCCACTGTATACGAAAATGACGGATCAAGATCAGCAACGAGTCATTAAGGCGGTTCGTGAGATTCTATGTGGTTAGGGAAACGCGTTTTTGATTTCGTGTTGGCGATGATCGGATTGGTCGTTCTTTCGCCTTTGTTTATTCTAATCGCTTTATGGATTAAAATGGATTCCGCTGGCCCCATTTTTTTTCGTCAAACCCGAGTGGGACTTAACGGAAGAGTTTTTAGAATTCATAAGTTTCGCACGATGAGGACCGATGCTGAAAAGATTGGTCCGCAATTAACTGTAGGGCGCGATGCACGGGTCACTCGTTCTGGCGAATTGTTAAGAAAGTATAAAATTGACGAGTTGCCCCAACTCATAGATGTGCTGGTGGGGAGCATGAGTTTTGTGGGGCCTCGCCCCGAAGTGCCGCGATATGTTGATAAGTATCCAGCTGGCGTGAAAGAAAAAGCACTGTCAGTACGCCCTGGAATCACCGATAGAGCCTCAATTGAATTCAAAGATGAAAACGAAATATTAGGTGGCTCCGCAGATCCCGAAAAGGACTATGTCGAAAAAATTCTACCTATCAAGTTAAAATACCATCTTGAATATGTAGCTAGGGCTTCGTTATCAGAAGATTTAAAGTTGATATTTTTGACCCTTAAAGAGATATTTATTTCTCGTTAAAGGTTAGAGGTCCATGTTTCAAATAATTGCGACTTTGCCCCGTAAGTATAAAATTCTATTGATGCTTATTTGCGACGTCGTATTGTTGCCTCTTGCCCTTTGGTCAGCAGTTGCTTTGCGTGTTGGCTCATTCGATCCTGATGTATCAAGCTACCTTTGGTTATTTTTTGCAGTTCCTTTTGTCACGGTGCCTATTTTTATTCGCATTGGCCTCTACCGTGCGGTGATCCGTTATTTGGATGATAAAATTATCTATACAGTTATTTACGGTGTAACTCTCTCAGTTTTGTTGTTGCTTGCAGTTGTTGTGATGGGAAGAGCA
This region of Bdellovibrio sp. BCCA genomic DNA includes:
- a CDS encoding DegT/DnrJ/EryC1/StrS family aminotransferase translates to MAETACALWGIQVTSFLPFALPDIGEEEIQEVVNSLRSGWVTTGPKTKQFESDFTEYLGDGLESISVNSATAGLHLALEALGIGPGDEVITTTYTFTATGEVIRYLGAHPVFVDIDPKTFNIDPKKIEEKITAKTKAIIPVHFAGLSCDMNEIIRIARKHNLKIVEDAAHALPTLYDGKLIGTLETDITVFSFYATKTITTGEGGMIVTRDPALAKRMKVMRLHGISRDAFDRYTSTKPAWFYEVIAPGFKYNLTDIASSMGIHQLKKANKFQERRQQMAEVYLKELADLPLELPPLAAKPTDLHAWHLFVVRLQTPKVSREQFIVQMAERSIGTSVHFIPLHLQPYWSDTYSLKSEDFPMATESFNNAVSLPLYTKMTDQDQQRVIKAVREILCG
- a CDS encoding class I SAM-dependent methyltransferase; protein product: MDLMKLYFEWDVPNWSRSYEVWRDYIPSGRARCLEIGARRGGLSLMLAMNGNFVVCSDLESPETVAYKSHKRFEYSGQIHYKALDVHNIGLQNEFDVIIFKSVLGGVARRNDIKLAKSVAQELSKALRPGGLILFAENASGTFLHRLVRRVFRRWGNSWSYFTPDEMREIFEDFEFVEFKSIGFLAPFAIGKRMRSLFYLFDRHFDCFLSDNSKYITTAVLKKK
- a CDS encoding sugar transferase; translation: MWLGKRVFDFVLAMIGLVVLSPLFILIALWIKMDSAGPIFFRQTRVGLNGRVFRIHKFRTMRTDAEKIGPQLTVGRDARVTRSGELLRKYKIDELPQLIDVLVGSMSFVGPRPEVPRYVDKYPAGVKEKALSVRPGITDRASIEFKDENEILGGSADPEKDYVEKILPIKLKYHLEYVARASLSEDLKLIFLTLKEIFISR